The stretch of DNA ATTCCTGTGAGTCAACTATCTAGAGTTAAGAGATTGGTAAGTGAGACAGGAGAACGAGAAATACAGGAGAATAGGATGTGCCAGAAATTTCGAGATAGCGGGTATCCTGAGAAGGTGATTAATAAGGCACAATATAGAATACAACATTTTACTGGAAGGAGAAAACAGGGAGGTGGGCGTATACCTTTTGTCACACAGTATTCAGATTATAGTGAAACTGTTGCTCAAACGTTACGTAAACATTGTTATATTCTTAAAGGGGCAAATCCGTTGATACAAGAATTTGAGGCACCCCCTATGATATCATATCGTAGAGGGAGAACTATTGGTGCTTCGGTTACCTCCACTGCACttagaataaaaaacaaacaaagttaTACTTTTTTAGGAGCAAGAACTAAGGGCATGTATCCATGCCTAAATTGTACGCAATGTGCATATGTTTCAAAAGGAAGCTATTTTGTGCATCCAAAAACAGGTCAAAAGGTACAATTACGGGGGCACTTTACATGTGTCACAAAATATGCGATTTATGTGTTGATCTGTCCGTGTGGTCTCATCTATGTGGGTGAAACCACACAGATGGTAAAATCCCATATATCGCAACATCGATCAGCTATTAATCTGGGAAATACTACATTACCGGTGtctaagcatttttgtgaaaaGGGCCACACTGCAGAACAGCTCAGGTTCATGGTATTAGAATCTATACCGCCTCTAAAAAGAGGAGGGGATAGGGAACTTAGCCTGAAACAAAGGGAAGTGTGGTGGATTAATAAATTACAATCGCTTTTTCCTACTGGATTAAACAGGCATTATGATCGGTTTCTCTTTTTGTAAGTATTTGTATGCAATTGCACAATTTTTCTATATAAGATGTTGCTACTTGACAATATTCTGCATATGTAAAATGTTTACTATGACTTGAAATGAATCGCTATGGTAACGCTTAGTctatgatgtcatttcctgtatatccctttaaatgtgattcactGGATGGATTGCGttattacaggcttgataaagggcatgtgttttgtccgaaacgtcgcatatgtgatgCGATTCTTTTTAATACACTCTTTTGCAAATAACCCGTGTGCTGCAGCTCTttcaagttttatatatatatatatatatatatatttcctgtaTCCTGCCATTGTTTGCTTCACCTTAACACTTATGTCTTGTTTCTCCCTTTTTAATGCTGTTCTGTTGTCTTCTTTTTCCCTTGTTTCCCTTGTTGTTTCCATTATATTGATCTTCTTTCAAATACTAAACTCTTATCTGCCCTcctctttttccatttttttctaacCCTTTCCTCTTCTCATATGATTTGTACAATTATATTGATGCGTGTATGACccgctttaaggtatggagatacaaattatataaagactccttatccataaaaccccatttctgaataagaggtcccataactgtatctcCTTTCAAGTTGCCAACTAATCCTGTCCTCACTAAGTACTAGTGCAGAAGGGCAAAAAAAAGTTGGCAGAAAGCacttttaacatttaataaaaggtgtgggacctcttatctagaaaacttAGGACCTCATATTTGCCGaataaggcatctttccataatttggatctctgttcCTTAAGTTtaccaaaaaaacatttaaaccttaattaaacccaataggattgttttgcctccaataaatatcttagttgggatcaagtacaaggtactcttttattattacagagaaaaggaaattatttttaaaactttattttgactaaaatggagtctctgggagatggccttcccataattcaaaaccttctggataatggatttccgaataatggatcttatacctgtatgcCTCTAAAATCCCAAAGAAATGATTAGATCATTTCAGGATTTCACTCTACAATAAGGTCAGAGAGTTAGCAATCCTAAGGTTAACTGTCTATACAAGAAGACCATAGGAAAGTACAAGACAGCTTGGGTCTCTGATTTTCAAAGACAGATGTTGAGCCAAAACCCTGCTATAAGCCCTGTGTGCAATAGTCCTAAAATTGTCTAAAATTTAATTGTAGGGTTTAAATTATTAATTTCTAACATTGTTTCAATGTATGTATGATTAATTTATAAAGGAAACATTtccggcaattttttttgttgataCAGTATCCTTGAATGGCTTGAATGACTTGTGCTTATTGGCAGGTTTTGTGGTTCAGGAGATCACTGGCTGTACCTTCGAAAAAGAAAATGCAACGTTTTATTATTATATGACCTTCAACCGGCTGACTGCAGTACAATATATTCCTACAGAGAAAATATTTATTCACTGTAATGAATATCAATGCATTGATGAAATCAGAATGGTAGCCACAAACATCACCGTCAAGTTGAATTCCAAACCTGGCATGGTTAGCCGCATGCAACAGGAAGAGAGTAAATGCCAAGCACAAGTAAATGAATTCTGGGAACGTACCGTGGAGAGGAGGGGTAAGTGAGGAATCAAAGGGGGGAAACGCTGCAGGTATGTTATGTAAGAACCAGAGAGAATAATATAACAAACACCACAGAAGCTAAATTGGGGTCAATGAAGTTAAGTGGTTAAGGACTAACTGATTGCTTCATGGTATCGGCAATTTCTGCGCAGGATTTTCAGAGCAAAATTATACTTAAACAATCTCCAGTTGTGTGTAACCTTAGAAACAGTCCCACAGACACATTTGTCAGCAAGTCCCAGAGTACAGCAATTGTAGGAAAAGCTCAACATTCCACCACAGAACATTTAAGAAGAGGAGATGGTAGCACCTTCCACAATATAAAAGTGTGTCCAATCAAGTGAGGATAGGGGGAAATGTGCATGGAGAGTATCAGATAAATGTATATACAAGGAAAAAGGAGCACCAATCAGGTGATCCTTTAGTAGACTCCCATATACTGCACCATTCCCACCAATCAACGATCAGGTAAATATATAGACCAGAGAAAGAAACGTAAAacttaaagtaaaaataaaaaatatatatttttatatcaaacAGATTGGTTCTGTGAGATAATAAGAACATGTAGGGTGAGTTGTGTTATCTCACACATTTAGGGGTAGGCTTGATGTGAAAGTCAGTTCAGAGATTTAATCAATTTCTAATAGACAAACACTGTGTgaaatatctcatttaatttcttcaaactgttcagtacatCTCCAATCTGCAACAATAGTATCAGTTGTAACACTTCTCTTAGCCCCAAATGGTGACAATTGTTTCAGAGTATCAACAACATTCCACCACAAATGTAACTTTTGACTGTGAAATTAGCTTGTGTCttaataataaaaatttaaaaatcctGTAAAATGCCTGTAACTGTGGCAACAGGGACAGACACCAgttggaaagggactgtggctggggcatagcaggtatagtagggaaaggcATGCCTAATATATTTCTACAGTTACAATTTATGTGAGCATTTCTCATACTGCAACTCTTTTGTGCTTTTAGAAGTACAACACCCATTGCCAGTTGACAGCCTTTGGGGTTCTGGGATTTGTAGATTCACAAGTAAAAGGATTGTCCCTGGGAACCTGGGCCTACACCCCACGATTACTAAAGATAGCCCTGTCAAAAGAAGAAATCCAGCTCATAACAAGAATTAGTAGAAGGTTAACATGTGATTCAAAGAGCATGGGGAAGAGGACTTGCTTTGTACCTAGATACAATTATTCAGGTCCTTCTGGAGAATAGTTTACTGGCAAAAACGACCCTCCgtgttttactgttttaaaacaaatgagtTACAGATTTTCTATACCTGCGCAATCAATTGGCTATGTTTATGGAGAATGCAATAGGGTTGTCTTTTAgtcctttttttaaaagaattgttGCAAATTACAAAACACATGCAAGAAAAAGCAATTAACATTTATAATCAACAGACACAGACCAGCAGTTTAGGCCTAAGGGCTCGTACACACAAggattttttatgcatttgacgCACATTTGAGACCCAGGTTTGAGCGCACCTAAATGCATTCACTAATTAATTTCATAATATTCTGCCAGGTTGTACTCATGAGCATTTACAGTTGCATTTTACGCCATTTGTTTTTCATTGCATTTTCTTAGATGCAacatgcagcattttcatgaGCTTGATGCTTGTTTATAATTTGGTGGAATAGAGGTTTTAGTTTGAAACTGACAAAAATGCACCTAgctgtgttttaaaaaaatgcacgTAAATatacataatgcatttttttgtgctcAGCATACGTttgtaaatgcattaaaaaaaggtCATGAGTATGAGCCCTAAAGTTGTGGCCAATCACCAACATGATCACAGTAGATAGAGTCTCAAAGTTGACATGTCCTCATACTGCTTTCTTCACCATGATGAAGTGTCTTAACACTGACAATTAAGGTTAAAACAGAGCTAATGAAGTATAGAGAAAGGGTGATATCCTTACCATGAAAGGAAAACCAAAGTAATAAATTGCATTACAAAAGGATTTACCATATCTCTCAGAAACCCAGTGGGAGCAAGCACTTAAGGCCCCCTCCCAGGTCTCCCTGAACTACAAGTACAGATTGACACAGCTGTATATTGTCCACGGGGCCTATTTAACCAAAGTGAGGCTGCATAAAATTGACTCCAACATTTCACCTCTTTGCAATACATGTGGACAGAAACAAGGTACACTCCTACTTACATTATGGGCCTGTGGCCAACTAAACCGGTACACTTTCTAAACTTCCCGGTCCCTAGAGCACCAGAACTCTGCCTGCTGGGCATTACTATATCAGTAAAACTTCCCAGCGCAGAAACACAATACCTTCAAAAGGTCCTATTCCTAGCCAGGAAATGGGTCACCTGGTTCTGGAAATGCCCTGACCCTCCAACGTATGACCAGTGGTACAAGTTAGTTGGGGatctgtgtaaaatagaaaaagctGCATACACAAAAAATGGTAACTTCAAAATGTATGTAGAAATATGGAGCAAGTGGAAATCTATAATCGAATGGTCTCCCCAATAATGTGTCTTAAGGTAAATAATTGTAAACAACCTACTGTATCTATTCCTAAAGGGGTTTCTACAGTGATCCTGTAAATATGTAATTTGCTTTCAATCAATAAGCTCTGTTTCATCTCTGTTATTCACTAATTATAAATTAACTatgttttttctcattttcaaTAAACTCACCTGAGTAAAAACTTCTGTAAGAGAAGGAGACCTTAAAAAAATAATCTGCTTCCCCTAACACTCTTTATTCCCCCCACCTAATTTACATATTTTTCTTATCACTGTTTCCCTTTCTGTTTAATCATAGTTCAGCCTTCCATGAAGGTCTTCCTCCCAGATACAGTTTTTGAGGGCTCCATCCCTCAACTTGTTTGCCATGTGTGGGGTTTTTATCCTGCTGAGATTGTGGTTTCATGGTTTCTTAATGACACGATTCTGGTCAGAAACTACACTAATGCTGTCCCAGTGGGAGACTGGACTTATCAAATAGTGGCCCTCCTCGATATGAGAGGTTCTATGCCGGGAAACAAATACACATGCGTTGTGAAGCATTCCAGCCTGCAGGATCTCATGACTGAGGATTGGAGTGAGTATAAATGTCTGCCAAACTAATTCTCTTATATTGCAGTGCTGTCAACTGGAGGGCTATACAATGTTTCAATTATGGGGAAAAAGTATTTGACCAAGTCCAAATTTAACCACCAACATTTTTGTAATGGAGATAGCAGGAGCATCAACCAAACTAATTAGTAGGCAAAGCACCCAGTGACAGTAATACAGTTCGGTTTGAAATTGATTAAATTGCATGATCTGTGTCTTGAGGACATTTTATCAGGAGTCTGTAGCCAGGTTATTAGCTCAGAATTTACCTGGGGCCCAGTGGAAATAAAGTGCTCATTGCAGACCTCTCAGCTGCCTGGGCCTCTTCCCAAAACTCCATCCATTATTCAGACATATCCCACTCGTTACACACAAGCCTCACCACTTTAGTGACCGGCAATTTATGCTTTCTGTCTTGGGTTCCTCCTTTGCTATTGGGCCCCTGGCTGCAgtacccctgtatccccctgatTCTGGCCTTGTAATGCATGCTCCTGTGTGCTAGTTGCATCTGTTGTGAGTGATGCAGTGCTTTTGTGCACTGTtacacaatagggctcatttagaaTTCTGCTTATGGAAATTGTGTGCAATTATGGAAACTTTTGTCACCTTGACAGTGACTCCATTGTTCCCACAACTGCTATCCATACACTTTTTTGAATTGAAGCCAAAAAATCATATGCAGATAGAGAGTGTTATTATATCCCAACATTTTCTCAAAAAGAAGGAAttttagtcatttatttaaaaaggaaaaataagctCAACACTTTGGGAGTATAAGCATCCCTTCTTTAAGAAAAAATGGGCTTCAAGAAGGTGTCTTTCTCCCATTAAACGTATTCACAGAAGAAGTCTCTGGATCTTTGCAGTGTGTATCAGGACATGGGTGGCTTTTCCCATATTCTCTCTGCTGGTTTTGTCCCAAAGTACCTTTATAGAGTGTGACTGCATTAAACACTGGGATATCCGTATACTGCTTTGTCCTGTTTGTTGTGGGTTAcacaatttttaaaggagaaggaaagttacaatcactagagggtgccaaatattagcttatgcaatcacttacctgatactccggcctggtgcttctgtgattagaactttccttctcctttaaataagtctctaccaaaaatgttttttgcataatgaaagaaaatgtaattctattaaactttccaatatacattaatttaataTTTCCAGTGGtgttaattatttgtaaatgtcactgaaatgtaaaacagtatttgtttaacacttcagttctcctccaggtctggtAATCAATTTTAATCAGCAGAGAATGTAAATAaccagacaaatactgcttttaatatcaattatattttcaaataacCACAGCACTGTCGAAATAAACCACCAGGTTGTTCATTGCCGTCCAGCAAATAAACTCTTTAAATGCAAACAAATGTATCATAAATGTAGAGGAGAAATATTTCATTCTGTGAGGCAGAGAAAAGACTTGTTCAGCTGTAATTTCACATTCACGTGTATTCTGACTTAAAGTTCtgaagttacatagttatatagggtcgCTTGGTCGCCAAGCGAGccaatcttctcccaatatccccacctacgggtgggcaatatcaggcaaatgtaggctaatttaattgtttggccctggggccaaatgatcgaattatgaCGGTGGCAATGGGCGCGGTCAGTTCATGGACCGCATCAACGTgccgttgcggtccccgatctgaatAAACccttaacctgcccgatcgatatatctggccaatttcaggccagatattggtcgggcatggccatcgttcctgcccctacacaggccgataagctgccgaatcggtctaagggaccaatatcagcagctacaatcggcccgtgtatggccaccttttgtctTGCACACCCAAGATAAATCAATTTTGTAACTTAACCTCTGTGATAAAATGATAGGATATCAGtcacaaaaactgtttattttttaagCAGGAAGAAAATTTACAACTAAATAAATACAAGGGATACATTCCTCTGTAAAAAAAGGCAGAGACTAGGAAGGTGATATGGTAAAATAAGCCATAGTTTGCTTTAGTCTAGTAACTGATAGCAGTACTCAGCACTTTGTTTTACTTGCTTAGTACAATTATGCTTTGAAATAGAACTGATGGAATGCTATGGGCTACTGGTCCAGGGCTGTCTTTGCCAGTGTAGCTGCATAACCTCTCTTATGTACCACAGGATTAAATATTACTCCCCAACATTACATAATCTCCTAACTTTGCTAATCTCTCTGCAGGCTATGGTCTGACCTCCAGCCAAATCATTAAAATAAGTATCTCTACTCTGGTCTTAATATTAGGACTTATTACCCTCATAGCGGCATTTGTGAGCTGGAGGAATGCAAAGAAGAGTGGTAAGGGAGCACTAAATTATGTGATGATATTCTATAATGTGATCTTATTTCCTACATTCATAATGATGGGATTTGTATAGTATTAATGATGTAAAATGTAGTTTCATAGAGACAGACATGATATACACTTCACTCTGCTGGTGACACCATCTACACCTACATGACTGTTTTGTTTATGGCTTGTACTTTTTCATGAATGTCATTATTAGAACTTCTTCATGCAGAAAAAATATccactgatttcaatgcatttgggaACATTCTGTTGAAATGTAACTATTTTGTGAATTCATAGGTAAAGCAAAACAGACTAGGTTCACTCGTTAGTACTGTTAGTTAGTACTGAACCTACAAAGATATGACAGATCTACTTCCATACATAGTAGACCATTTGGGATGGATTTGATTCTTTAACTTTTGGGCTAATAACTGATGCAAGGGGGAAGCCATTACAGAAAGTTTACACAATTCTAGTACATATTAATCAAGTGATATTAATTAGCAgtgtttgtgtttattattattataattcagTCATTCAAGATGTTTTCGTATTGAACTGGTTACATTATATAGCTTTGTTAAAAATGAcacactttaaatatatatatataatatccgtGAACCTGTTTAATGCAAATATAAAGAATATGCAGTGACATTTCATGATTTTGTTGCCCTCTATGCTTTTATTTAGAGCTGTACTGCACTGTCATATACAGTAAATCCCTTTATTTCAATTCAAAGTCCTGCTGCCAGGATGAAGCTATGcaaacaactaaaaaataatcatttgaCAAACTGGGTGGATAAAtggaagcttaaaggagaaggaaaggcacccacctggggtatcaggtaaccacttacctgataccccaggacAGTgctcctgtcagcagaaaactgcaccagctcagggtacctGCCTGCGcacaagtgatcctcttcctcctgtcttctttctacGCGATCCCAGGGCCTGTgcatacagagaaaagggcagtttttttgttaaagttcgttTTTTAActctgcacatgcgcaagcggcgcaaagacagaagaaggaagaggatcactcagaGTACCCCAGGCCaatgcaggtttctgctaacaggagcaccatcccagggtatcaggtaagtgatcacaATCACTGGGCagttcctaacattttggtaccccccagtaaatgtatctttttttctactttaatcAACTGAATGGGACAGATTGATTATTGTACCCTTGTGTCACGAATGCCACCTCAGATGTATGTGATCAGGCATGCggctgtaagggttaacacatcaactgTACAGTTTCTCAACAACCTGTGCAGTCACACCCCAAACAGCCCAAACCCGCCAACAACTTAAAAACTGCCACCACCGCATTTTAAGGGCCGCAAGCATCCAA from Xenopus tropicalis strain Nigerian chromosome 8, UCB_Xtro_10.0, whole genome shotgun sequence encodes:
- the LOC100495183 gene encoding HLA class II histocompatibility antigen, DM beta chain isoform X2; this translates as MRQCVNLLWLLLCCSGWYTGSGFVVQEITGCTFEKENATFYYYMTFNRLTAVQYIPTEKIFIHCNEYQCIDEIRMVATNITVKLNSKPGMVSRMQQEESKCQAQVNEFWERTVERRVQPSMKVFLPDTVFEGSIPQLVCHVWGFYPAEIVVSWFLNDTILVRNYTNAVPVGDWTYQIVALLDMRGSMPGNKYTCVVKHSSLQDLMTEDWRLITLIAAFVSWRNAKKSGYIPIPGYNEGN
- the LOC100495183 gene encoding HLA class II histocompatibility antigen, DM beta chain isoform X1, encoding MRQCVNLLWLLLCCSGWYTGSGFVVQEITGCTFEKENATFYYYMTFNRLTAVQYIPTEKIFIHCNEYQCIDEIRMVATNITVKLNSKPGMVSRMQQEESKCQAQVNEFWERTVERRVQPSMKVFLPDTVFEGSIPQLVCHVWGFYPAEIVVSWFLNDTILVRNYTNAVPVGDWTYQIVALLDMRGSMPGNKYTCVVKHSSLQDLMTEDWSYGLTSSQIIKISISTLVLILGLITLIAAFVSWRNAKKSGYIPIPGYNEGN